A stretch of Ipomoea triloba cultivar NCNSP0323 chromosome 13, ASM357664v1 DNA encodes these proteins:
- the LOC116002966 gene encoding protein CHLOROPLAST IMPORT APPARATUS 2-like: MLSSLSGGGIAYKLELEIIRSPSTSWASQSSSPSSTLSENSNSPVAISTRKPRTPRKRPNQTYNEAAALLSTAYPKIFSATVRNPPGKFTRPNQSFSGSSSDLLLPFSALDGGCDGFLLQSPVERILNRHPAAPRKLLAGCGSPREIDSNSRLRFEDCDEFEEDFESESILDEEIEEGGIDSIMGKLNESNDSAREAEWMSACYGFPIGMGFKAIKQAENGDWWRFPVASINVADITPKTEKSPAPATEKKKKKKKVEKPAEFRVNDKECSSSSAQSASKEESSNPKAKSAGLLLKLNYDSVLSEWTDRPSPFSDESPCSDAAGTDVQARLAQIDLFLESGVREASVLRYKEKRRTRLFSKKIRYQVRKVNADRRPRMKGRFVKSPNSPDDSEQG, from the exons ATGCTTTCTTCTTTGAGTGGGGGAGGGATAGCCTATAAATTGGAGCTTGAGATAATAAGGTCTCCATCTACGTCATGGGCGTCGCAGTCGTCTTCGCCGTCGTCGACTCTCTCGGAGAACAGTAATTCTCCGGTTGCAATCTCCACCAGGAAGCCTCGGACGCCTCGGAAGCGGCCGAACCAGACCTACAATGAAGCCGCGGCTCTTCTGTCCACGGCGTATCCGAAGATATTCTCGGCGACGGTGAGAAACCCGCCTGGAAAATTCACGCGACCTAACCAGTCCTTTTCCGGTTCCTCCTCCGACCTCCTCCTGCCGTTCTCCGCTCTAGACGGCGGTTGCGATGGCTTCCTTCTGCAATCGCCGGTTGAGCGGATCCTGAACCGACACCCTGCCGCTCCTCGCAAATTGCTCGCCGGCTGCGGAAGCCCTAGGGAAATCGACTCGAATTCGCGGCTGAGATTCGAGGATTGCGATGAATTTGAGGAGGATTTTGAGTCGGAATCGATTTTGGATGAGGAGATTGAAGAGGGAGGGATCGATAGCATCATGGGGAAGCTCAACGAGAGCAACGATTCGGCGCGGGAGGCGGAATGGATGAGCGCCTGTTACGGATTTCCGATTGGGATGGGATTTAAGGCCATAAAGCAAGCCGAGAATGGAGATTGGTGGAGATTTCCGGTCGCGAGCATTAACGTCGCCGACATCACCCCGAAAACCGAGAAATCTCCGGCGCCGGCgacggagaagaagaagaagaaaaagaaagttgAAAAGCCGGCTGAATTTAGGGTTAACGACAAAGAGTGCTCATCTTCTTCAGCTCAAAGTGCATCCAAAGAGGAATCTAGCAATCCGAAGGCGAAATCGGCCGGTTTGCTCCTGAAATTGAACTACGACAGCGTTTTGTCGGAGTGGACGGACCGCCCGTCGCCGTTCTCCGATGAAAGTCCGTGCTCCGACGCTGCCGGAACTGATGTCCAA GCTAGATTGGCACAAATAGACTTATTCTTAGAGAGCGGAGTGAGAGAAGCGAGTGTATTGCGTTACAAAGAAAAACGACGTACGCGCCTCTTCTCTAAGAAAATTAGATACCAAGTCAGAAAAGTCAATGCCGATCGACGACCTAGAATGAAG GGGCGTTTCGTGAAAAGTCCAAATTCTCCCGACGATAGCGAGCAAGGATGA
- the LOC116001706 gene encoding basic transcription factor 3-like, whose protein sequence is MNVEKLQRMAGSVRTGGKGTMRRKKKAVHKATTTDDKRLQSTLKRIGVNAIPAIEEVNIFKEDVVIQFLNPKVQASIAANTWVVSGSPQTKKLQDILPEIIHQLGPDNLENLKKLAEQFQKQMPGTADAATGANAPQEDDDEVPQLVEGETFEAAADEGQK, encoded by the exons ATGAATGTAGAAAAGCTACAAAGGATGGCCGGTTCTGTCCGGACCGGTGGCAAGGGAACTATGAGGAG AAAGAAGAAGGCAGTTCACAAAGCTACTACTACGGATGACAAAAGACTTCAAAGTACCCTGAAGAGAATAGGGGTGAACGCCATTCCTGCCATAGAAGAGGTGAACATTTTCAAGGAGGATGTAGTTATCCAGTTCCTTAATCCAAAAG TTCAAGCTTCAATTGCTGCAAATACTTGGGTTGTGAGTGGCTCTCCTCAAACTAAGA AATTGCAAGATATTCTCCCTGAAATTATTCACCAATTAG GTCCTGACAATCTCGAGAACTTGAAGAAGTTAGCCGAGCAGTTCCAAAAGCAAATGCCCGGCACTGCAGATGCAGCTACTGGTGCAAATGCCCCAcaggaagatgatgatgaggtGCCCCAACTTGTGGAGGGTGAAACCTTTGAAGCTGCTGCTGATGAgggacaaaaataa
- the LOC116001342 gene encoding uncharacterized protein LOC116001342, translating into MAEDSLAETSSLAATPRSPEDEDLLQRSTKKTKRPRDSMEKSNQNQAADTGQETTTFADLKSPESTRWQMPVETPNTAWGRKTNEDPFEKEMVSDDEEMGDERAYPNCPIIRVSKEKKERLRRPWRRTLIIKLLGRKVGYSFLMNRLQRMWKPEASFDLIALDQDFFLARFESLRDYKLAKYDGPWIILEHYLTVQEWVPNFIPWKNKLNKLLVWIRFPSLPIEYFEEDFLMKIGKEVDRPVKVDYTASLISKRKFARICVELDMSKPLLSKFTLAEEVWQIEYEGIHMICFKCGIYGHKVGQCDSEENREANVAEEQPPSVGQSGDQQVTRTQPTTQ; encoded by the coding sequence ATGGCGGAAGATTCTCTCGCTGAGACAAGCTCGCTAGCGGCGACCCCTCGGTCGCCGGAGGACGAGGACTTACTCCAACGCAGTACAAAGAAAACGAAACGACCTAGGGACTCAATGGAGAAATCAAATCAGAACCAAGCCGCAGATACGGGGCAAGAAACTACCACATTCGCCGACCTAAAATCACCAGAATCCACCAGGTGGCAAATGCCTGTCGAAACACCCAACACAGCCTGGGGAAGAAAGACAAACGAAGACCCCTTTGAGAAAGAGATGGtttcagatgatgaagaaatggGAGACGAAAGAGCATATCCAAACTGTCCGATAATCCGAGTttctaaggaaaaaaaagagagactaCGACGACCATGGCGACGGACTCTCATCATCAAGCTATTGGGAAGAAAGGTGGGCTATTCGTTCTTGATGAACAGATTACAAAGGATGTGGAAGCCGGAAGCAAGCTTCGATTTAATCGCTCTCGACCAAGATTTCTTCCTTGCCAGATTCGAATCCCTACGAGATTACAAATTAGCAAAATACGACGGACCTTGGATCATCCTAGAGCACTATCTAACGGTGCAAGAATGGGTGCCTAACTTCATACCATGGAAGAACAAGTTGAATAAGCTTTTAGTCTGGATTAGATTTCCTTCCTTGCCGATTGAGTATTTCGAAGAAGATTTCTTGATGAAGATCGGCAAAGAAGTTGACCGCCCAGTCAAAGTCGATTACACGGCTAGTTTAATCTCTAAGCGAAAGTTTGCGAGGATCTGTGTAGAATTGGACATGTCTAAACCCCTTCTGTCGAAATTTACACTAGCTGAAGAAGTATGGCAGATCGAATACGAGGGCATTCATATGATTTGCTTCAAATGCGGAATCTATGGACACAAAGTAGGGCAATGTGACAGTGAAGAGAACAGGGAGGCGAATGTTGCGGAGGAGCAACCTCCCAGTGTCGGTCAATCTGGTGATCAACAAGTAACGAGGACACAGCCGACGACGCAATGA
- the LOC116001598 gene encoding basic transcription factor 3-like — translation MNVEKLQKMAGSVRTGGKGTMRRKKKAVHKTTTTDDKRLQSTLKRIGVNAIPAIEEVNIFKEDVVIQFLNPKVQASIAANTWVVSGSPQIKKLQDILPQIIHQLGPDNLENLKKLAEQFQKQTTGTTDSADATSGANAPQEDDDDEVPQLVDGETFEAAADEGQK, via the exons ATGAATGTAGAAAAGCTTCAAAAGATGGCCGGTTCTGTCCGGACCGGTGGCAAGGGAACTATGAGGAG AAAGAAGAAGGCGGTTCACAAAACTACTACTACGGATGACAAAAGACTTCAGAGTACTCTGAAGAGAATAGGGGTGAATGCCATTCCTGCCATAGAAGAGGTGAACATTTTCAAGGAGGATGTAGTTATCCAGTTCCTTAATCCAAAAG TTCAAGCTTCAATTGCTGCAAATACTTGGGTTGTGAGTGGTTCTCCTCAGATTAAGA AATTGCAAGATATTCTTCCTCAAATTATTCACCAATTGG GTCCTGACAATCTCGAGAACTTGAAGAAGTTGGCAGAGCAGTTCCAAAAGCAAACGACTGGTACCACCGATAGTGCAGATGCAACTAGTGGTGCAAATGCCCcacaagaagatgatgatgatgaggtgCCCCAACTTGTGGATGGTGAAACCTTTGAAGCTGCTGCTGACGAgggacaaaaataa